The Halotia branconii CENA392 region TTGGCTGCGGATCTGTACTATCCACCGAGGAAGATTTGGAGTTGACTGTTTTTCCAGCCCGATTTGTAGTCATTGCAAAGCCTCCTCAATTACTCGGTTAAATTAACATTTAAAGTTTTTTTAGGGTCTAGAACTAACAAAAACCCATCTGAAAGAGGATAAGCTCCTGCTAGCATCTGACGCATTCTACCTTTTAATGTGGCGGGCGGAGGTTGAAGTGTGTTTTGAGGAAACTGCAAAACATCTCCAACTTGATCGACAAGCAGACTAACTACTTCATCGTCAGCACATACAATCATATTAAATCCCTCTGGCTGATCTACAGGTTTTGTAGTTAGTTGCGTCTGCGGTTCGCTCATTTTTAATCGAGCTTGTAAATCGATCACAGCAATAATCTGTCCGCGTAAATTAATTAGCCCACAAATATCTGAGGGGGCTAAAGGTATATGAGTAATTGCTTGGGGGCGAATTACTTCTTGAACATGTTGCACGTCAATACCAAAATAAACTTCTTTGAGAAAAAAGGTGCAAATTTGTTGTTCAACCATGAGTAGTCAATTGCAGTAAATGAGGGTTAGCAATGCGAATTACAGCCTCAATATCAAGAATTTCGGTAATTTGACCTCGAATTACAGCACAAAAAGCAATGCCTGGTCTACTAGCAACACCTTTAATTGTTAGGGGTTCTTCGACAATGTCGAGAATGCGATTAACTATTAGCCCTACACTCAGTTCTGAATTGGGGGAGACAATAATTATCTGGAGTGTCTGGGCAACTTGATCATCCAGGTAATGCTGATGGTTATGGGAAAATACTTTGTCAAGCTCAATCAGTGGCAGGACTCTACTATATGATTGCACGAAATACTGATTGCCCACTTTCTCGACAGCAGAACTAAGAATATTTTCTAGCCGAAAAGCGATCGCCAGGGGAATGCCCATAGGTGCATTTTCTGGCCCTGCAAATAATAAAATGGTTTGGCGATCGCTTGTCTGTTCTTGGTTATTTGTGGTGTTCTCACTCAATAATTGTTGCTTTTGTTTTGCTGTTATACCAGATACATTTCCTAAACCACCAACATCAATAATTAACCCGACTGTGCCATCTCCTAAAATCGTCGCTCCAGCAAATAAAGATAAGGCTTTTAACTGTTTTCCCAGAGGTTTGACTACAATGTCTTGGATGTCTTCAATGGTGTCTACGACTAAGCCAAATCGATAGTTATCAACTTGCACTATTACCAGACTAAGAATTTCCAAGTCGGTAACACTATTTTGGTGCTGCAACACTTGATTGAGGTAAACCAATGGCACAAGATTACCCCGTAAGCGATATACAGGTACGTCATAAAA contains the following coding sequences:
- a CDS encoding chemotaxis protein CheW yields the protein MVEQQICTFFLKEVYFGIDVQHVQEVIRPQAITHIPLAPSDICGLINLRGQIIAVIDLQARLKMSEPQTQLTTKPVDQPEGFNMIVCADDEVVSLLVDQVGDVLQFPQNTLQPPPATLKGRMRQMLAGAYPLSDGFLLVLDPKKTLNVNLTE